One uncultured Caproiciproducens sp. DNA segment encodes these proteins:
- a CDS encoding ABC transporter permease, which translates to MVRLIWFEYRKHFVKPSILIALLVFSLISAFKIYGVYQENSMFARGHSMEGTVQMKQLYWGFYKDFRGEITPDKIDQLLELYRPIEAKTADLTASTRTDDPNTYTGNIYTDYHFFRRCFVLPMEHDYMYQSYADKVTSAAQENRRFYQSVGNSYNYRKNTAIAESFSGRQIQEFSFTEMYQYYLHYDFSSFLVLLLCVYGLVGVFVSEKESEMDVLLLTTKYGGSKTIAAKLLSSAIFVIGVCTWFWLFDFIVFSAVFGSFEGATAPLYAVKSFADTSLNLTLGQYALLSGAVKTFGMLALGISILLLSSLFKNALIPFTLSLAGAFGLIYWQGIFMGSGYLWAKVANPFVLMVNRELFRKTEFVNLFGFPIPSYIMAMFMTILWGVAFAVILVITLRKSVVVGKEMRQNAI; encoded by the coding sequence ATGGTAAGATTAATCTGGTTTGAGTACCGCAAGCACTTTGTGAAGCCGTCTATCCTCATCGCTTTGCTGGTGTTTTCTCTGATAAGCGCTTTCAAGATTTACGGCGTGTATCAAGAAAATTCCATGTTCGCCCGTGGGCACAGCATGGAGGGAACCGTTCAGATGAAACAGCTTTATTGGGGTTTTTACAAGGATTTCCGTGGAGAAATCACACCGGATAAAATAGATCAGCTACTGGAGCTATACCGCCCGATTGAAGCAAAAACAGCGGATTTGACAGCAAGCACAAGAACGGATGATCCCAATACTTACACCGGCAATATATATACCGACTATCATTTTTTTCGGCGCTGCTTTGTCCTACCGATGGAGCATGATTATATGTATCAGAGCTATGCTGATAAGGTCACTTCAGCTGCGCAGGAAAATAGGAGATTTTATCAATCTGTCGGCAATTCCTACAATTACCGAAAAAATACCGCTATTGCAGAGAGCTTCAGCGGACGGCAAATACAAGAGTTTTCTTTCACGGAAATGTATCAATATTATCTCCACTACGACTTTTCCTCTTTTTTAGTGCTCCTGCTCTGTGTGTATGGCTTGGTAGGTGTGTTTGTGTCGGAAAAGGAATCGGAAATGGATGTCTTGCTTCTGACTACAAAATATGGCGGCAGCAAAACCATTGCGGCAAAGCTTTTATCCTCTGCTATTTTTGTAATCGGTGTCTGTACATGGTTTTGGCTCTTTGATTTTATTGTATTTTCAGCGGTGTTCGGTTCTTTTGAGGGTGCGACAGCCCCTTTGTACGCCGTTAAAAGCTTTGCGGATACGTCTTTAAACCTGACGCTGGGACAATACGCTTTGCTTTCCGGTGCAGTTAAGACGTTTGGGATGCTGGCGCTTGGCATTAGTATCCTGTTGCTATCCAGTCTCTTTAAAAATGCCTTGATTCCCTTTACATTAAGTCTTGCGGGAGCATTCGGCCTTATTTATTGGCAAGGGATTTTTATGGGATCAGGCTATCTATGGGCAAAGGTGGCAAACCCCTTTGTGCTGATGGTAAATCGGGAGCTTTTTCGCAAAACGGAATTTGTAAACCTGTTTGGTTTCCCTATACCGAGTTATATCATGGCAATGTTTATGACGATTCTATGGGGAGTCGCTTTTGCTGTCATTCTTGTGATAACTCTGCGGAAAAGTGTGGTGGTCGGAAAGGAGATGCGGCAAAATGCAATATGA
- a CDS encoding sigma factor-like helix-turn-helix DNA-binding protein, whose amino-acid sequence MSENKKYTLVIKRQRVEVSEAIYRAYHKEREAERYQNKLIRQNELSLERFREDGVNVDYLIVRVQPDIVDKLIYQEQLEALWIALQSLPEDERTLIDELFFNNKSERMLAAELGIATMTLHDRKHRILRKLKKLLEN is encoded by the coding sequence ATGTCAGAGAACAAAAAATATACCCTTGTTATAAAAAGGCAGCGTGTGGAGGTCAGCGAGGCCATCTACCGTGCCTACCATAAAGAGCGGGAAGCAGAACGCTATCAGAATAAGCTGATCCGCCAGAATGAACTATCATTGGAGCGGTTCCGGGAGGACGGAGTTAATGTTGATTACCTCATTGTCCGTGTTCAGCCGGATATCGTGGACAAGCTCATTTATCAGGAACAGCTGGAGGCATTGTGGATTGCCCTTCAATCCTTGCCGGAGGATGAACGCACACTCATTGATGAATTGTTTTTCAATAATAAAAGCGAGCGGATGCTGGCTGCAGAGCTTGGAATAGCTACCATGACACTCCACGACCGTAAGCATCGTATTCTCAGAAAACTGAAAAAACTTCTTGAAAATTAA
- a CDS encoding tyrosine-type recombinase/integrase yields MLDGRVNRYFTKLDVTVGEVNPQHLQDFYQTIFDEGHTPNTVIHYHAVLRKALQNAVKKDIIGSNPADKVDRPKKNVYQAQFYSAEEMMTLFDAVSNDPLEICVKLAGYYGLRRSEVLGLKWDAINLEQKTISIRHKVIEDEVDGKFIPVGEDVLKTKSSFRTLPLLSSVEKLLLAEKEKQEMYRRLFKRSYCREYLDYICLDQTGKLMRPNYVTEHFSWLLEKFGLKKIRFHDLRHSCASLLLANGISMKQIQIWLGHSTFSTTADIYSHLDFHAQIESGLVMDGMFERNRVAEPSGLEPNE; encoded by the coding sequence ATGTTGGACGGCCGGGTCAATCGATATTTTACAAAGCTGGATGTTACCGTGGGTGAAGTGAATCCTCAGCATCTTCAGGATTTCTATCAAACAATTTTTGATGAGGGGCATACTCCGAATACGGTCATTCACTATCACGCCGTGCTTCGCAAGGCACTGCAAAATGCTGTGAAAAAGGATATTATCGGTAGCAACCCCGCCGATAAAGTGGACAGACCTAAGAAGAATGTATATCAGGCACAGTTTTATTCCGCAGAAGAAATGATGACACTATTTGATGCGGTATCAAACGATCCCTTGGAAATTTGCGTAAAGTTGGCTGGCTACTATGGGCTACGGCGAAGCGAAGTCCTCGGTCTGAAATGGGATGCAATTAACCTCGAGCAAAAAACGATCTCCATCAGGCACAAGGTAATTGAGGACGAAGTGGACGGCAAGTTTATACCAGTCGGTGAAGATGTGCTGAAAACCAAATCCAGTTTCCGTACACTTCCTTTGCTGTCCTCTGTTGAAAAATTGCTGCTCGCAGAGAAAGAGAAACAGGAAATGTACCGCAGGCTATTCAAACGCTCTTACTGCCGAGAATATCTCGATTACATTTGTCTCGATCAAACCGGAAAGCTCATGCGCCCTAATTATGTAACAGAGCATTTCAGCTGGCTGCTTGAGAAATTTGGCCTTAAAAAGATTCGCTTCCACGACCTCAGACATAGCTGCGCCAGTCTGCTGCTGGCAAACGGCATATCCATGAAGCAAATCCAAATCTGGCTTGGACATAGCACCTTCTCGACCACAGCGGATATTTACTCGCATCTGGACTTCCATGCACAGATCGAATCGGGCTTGGTTATGGATGGGATGTTTGAAAGAAACCGAGTGGCTGAACCGAGTGGACTTGAACCAAACGAATGA
- a CDS encoding cell wall hydrolase → MPVTTRELLAKLIKCEAGGEGDNGMRAVASVIVNRAQVPNGEFARVSRGGDIRAIIEQQGQFTCMKEAIAGAYNAQNVWNMDPEEVHYAIADWAIAGNTFSGAGESLFYFNPFNPQCPPYFPPGGAGVIFNRINQHCYYTPTSVYATT, encoded by the coding sequence ATGCCCGTAACAACAAGAGAACTTTTAGCGAAATTAATCAAATGCGAAGCAGGAGGAGAAGGAGATAACGGAATGCGTGCGGTTGCCTCCGTGATTGTTAACCGAGCCCAGGTTCCTAACGGAGAATTCGCAAGGGTGAGCCGCGGCGGCGATATCCGCGCCATTATTGAGCAGCAAGGCCAGTTTACCTGCATGAAAGAGGCTATTGCCGGCGCTTACAATGCGCAGAATGTATGGAATATGGATCCGGAGGAAGTTCACTATGCAATAGCGGACTGGGCTATTGCAGGCAACACATTTTCCGGTGCCGGAGAATCCCTTTTCTACTTTAACCCCTTTAATCCCCAGTGCCCGCCTTATTTCCCGCCGGGAGGGGCAGGCGTCATTTTCAATAGAATTAATCAGCACTGTTATTATACCCCTACCTCAGTTTACGCGACTACGTGA
- a CDS encoding ATP-binding protein, with protein MNEMKRAAVKMASLSIYKGILNRTVPKAFYRLLWSADRSEEEFLNAWGDFFAVLCERGCSENLAECITGTALYDENAFSLAAAGGTTDFPQTLMDAVERDLQIILDISFITPQQLLADCKFEQDISFLQLPGWKTGEPVDALKGELKESIHKMTEYYRENGCGMYARYRAFIWRDKKIQPVAYPDKTSLTDLKGYELQRGLATDNTLSFLQNLPANNCLLYGDRGTGKSSTVKALLNAYYTKGLRMIEMPKESLMDFPLLVDQIAAIPMKFIIFIDDLSFSKQNDTYAALKAVLEGGLAARPDNTLIYATSNRRHLVRETFSDREGDEVHRGDTMQESLSLADRFGLSISFTLPDKTRFLEIVRLLARQRQLNEYVEELELGAERWATARGGRSPRCARQFINDAEARIRRGQKLL; from the coding sequence ATGAATGAAATGAAGCGGGCCGCAGTGAAAATGGCGTCCCTTTCAATCTATAAGGGTATTCTGAACCGTACCGTTCCCAAAGCCTTTTATCGGCTTTTGTGGTCGGCAGACCGGTCCGAAGAAGAGTTCCTAAACGCGTGGGGCGATTTTTTTGCCGTACTGTGCGAACGCGGATGCAGCGAAAACCTTGCCGAGTGCATCACAGGTACAGCGCTGTATGATGAAAATGCCTTTTCTCTTGCCGCGGCGGGGGGCACAACCGATTTTCCGCAAACTTTGATGGATGCGGTGGAACGTGACCTGCAAATTATTCTGGATATTTCCTTCATTACCCCGCAGCAGCTTTTGGCTGACTGCAAATTTGAACAGGATATTTCGTTTTTACAGCTCCCAGGGTGGAAAACCGGTGAACCGGTTGACGCACTTAAAGGGGAACTGAAGGAAAGCATCCACAAAATGACGGAATATTACCGTGAAAACGGCTGTGGAATGTATGCGCGATACCGTGCGTTTATTTGGCGTGATAAAAAAATTCAGCCGGTCGCGTATCCCGACAAAACGTCGCTCACCGATTTAAAAGGGTATGAATTGCAGCGCGGGCTGGCAACGGACAATACGCTGTCTTTCCTGCAAAACCTGCCCGCGAACAACTGTCTGCTTTACGGCGACCGCGGCACGGGAAAATCCTCAACGGTCAAGGCGCTTTTAAATGCTTATTACACAAAGGGCCTGCGAATGATTGAGATGCCGAAAGAATCCTTAATGGACTTTCCGCTTTTGGTTGACCAGATTGCCGCAATTCCGATGAAGTTCATCATTTTTATTGATGATCTTTCATTTTCCAAACAAAACGATACATATGCCGCTTTAAAAGCGGTGCTTGAGGGCGGCCTGGCAGCGCGGCCGGATAATACGCTGATTTACGCGACCTCGAACCGCCGCCATTTGGTGCGCGAAACTTTTTCCGACAGGGAAGGCGACGAGGTGCACCGCGGCGACACCATGCAGGAGAGCCTTTCGCTGGCGGACCGCTTCGGTCTTTCCATCAGCTTTACCCTGCCGGACAAAACAAGGTTTTTGGAAATTGTCCGCCTTTTGGCAAGGCAGCGGCAGCTTAACGAGTATGTGGAAGAACTGGAATTGGGTGCGGAACGCTGGGCTACCGCGCGCGGCGGACGTTCCCCGCGCTGTGCAAGACAATTTATCAATGATGCGGAAGCACGCATCAGGCGCGGACAGAAGCTATTATAA
- a CDS encoding peptidoglycan-binding protein has translation MLKKMTAVFLCMIIAAGALAACGPKNDISSGAGTKDFPVTIGGVTISEEPAGVVVLSPNIADVILAMGYEVQLKAKSAECTQSDLAVLPDVTVDDVQKIKDLGATLVFTDTKPADDKISALNKDGIAVLSIARATSREDLDRLYSQVGAAMKGAKTGYERGKKISQSIFLTIDDISRNIPSSDTPTSVAYLYDAEGSVATGDTLEGKLIESAGLVNAASDGTENKLSSSDLLIANPKYIFCPTGLKAKLAQSEEYKKLTAVKEGKVFEMDPNLMLLQGRGMVDAVSFMAGTAYPELLEGTEASSAPSASSSSGTASGSSPGTVTGSSVSSSVTPGSTTVTLKKGDKGDEVLKLQNRLKELGYMFVKPSGEFAEGTEQSVKDFQLLNGLTVTGIADPSTLQLVYSANPVKRTN, from the coding sequence ATGCTAAAAAAAATGACGGCGGTATTCCTGTGTATGATTATTGCCGCGGGCGCGCTTGCGGCCTGCGGTCCTAAAAACGATATTTCCTCCGGTGCCGGCACAAAAGATTTCCCCGTTACCATCGGCGGCGTCACCATCAGTGAGGAGCCGGCGGGGGTTGTGGTGCTTTCACCAAACATTGCCGATGTGATTCTCGCTATGGGATATGAAGTCCAGCTGAAGGCAAAAAGTGCGGAATGCACACAAAGCGACCTTGCCGTTTTGCCGGATGTTACCGTAGATGATGTACAGAAAATCAAGGATTTAGGCGCGACATTGGTGTTTACCGATACGAAGCCGGCCGACGATAAAATTTCCGCTCTGAACAAAGACGGAATTGCTGTGCTGAGCATCGCAAGAGCGACCAGCAGAGAGGATCTGGACAGGCTTTATTCACAGGTAGGTGCGGCAATGAAAGGCGCGAAAACCGGGTATGAACGCGGAAAGAAAATATCACAAAGTATTTTCTTAACCATTGATGATATCAGCCGGAATATTCCGTCAAGCGACACGCCGACTTCCGTTGCGTATCTTTACGATGCCGAAGGGTCGGTTGCCACCGGAGATACGCTGGAAGGCAAATTGATTGAATCCGCCGGGTTGGTCAACGCCGCGTCCGACGGCACGGAAAATAAGCTTTCGTCAAGTGATCTGCTGATTGCAAATCCAAAATATATTTTTTGCCCGACCGGCTTGAAAGCGAAGCTGGCACAATCCGAGGAATACAAAAAGCTGACCGCGGTTAAAGAAGGCAAGGTTTTCGAGATGGACCCGAACCTCATGCTTCTGCAGGGCAGGGGTATGGTTGACGCGGTAAGTTTTATGGCCGGTACCGCTTACCCCGAACTTTTGGAGGGAACAGAGGCTTCCAGTGCACCGTCGGCATCTTCCTCGTCCGGCACAGCGTCCGGCTCATCGCCGGGTACGGTGACAGGTTCTTCCGTCAGCTCCTCCGTTACGCCGGGCAGTACGACCGTCACACTTAAAAAGGGTGATAAGGGGGACGAGGTACTTAAACTGCAAAACCGTTTGAAGGAGCTTGGTTATATGTTCGTAAAACCAAGCGGAGAATTTGCCGAAGGAACGGAGCAGAGCGTAAAGGACTTCCAGCTGCTCAACGGGCTGACGGTTACTGGCATTGCCGACCCGTCCACGCTTCAGCTGGTGTACTCGGCCAATCCTGTTAAACGCACGAATTGA
- a CDS encoding TraX family protein, translating to MEDTAIDIPQLKKSTGRLSSNTLKLIAIAAMLIDHIAWAFVPTLSPLGQVMHIIGRTTAPIMCYFIAEGYYHTRSVKKYALRLFVFAVISYLPFVLFETHGLPTVQTFLTLNVIYTLFLGLLALWAWDKMENAVLRVLVVIGLCILAMPGDWMYYDVLWVLLFGIYHGDFKKQMCSFTVIALIMAATSSLPYLMMNLAVQNPATAPAVYASLKQLGITSVPPVYSQFFQLGVFLALPLLSLYNGKRGGGKYDKWIFYIFYPTHLLIIALLRIYVIK from the coding sequence ATGGAAGATACGGCAATTGACATTCCCCAGCTCAAAAAATCCACGGGTAGGCTCAGCTCAAACACACTCAAGCTGATCGCCATTGCGGCGATGCTGATTGACCACATTGCGTGGGCGTTTGTGCCGACTCTTTCTCCGCTCGGTCAGGTCATGCATATTATTGGCAGGACGACCGCGCCCATCATGTGCTATTTTATTGCAGAAGGGTACTATCACACCCGCAGTGTGAAAAAATATGCGCTGCGGCTGTTCGTTTTCGCCGTTATTTCCTATCTTCCGTTTGTACTGTTTGAAACGCACGGACTCCCCACTGTACAGACTTTTTTGACTTTGAACGTCATCTACACGCTCTTTTTGGGCCTGCTTGCGCTGTGGGCATGGGATAAAATGGAGAATGCAGTACTGCGGGTTCTTGTCGTTATCGGGCTTTGTATTCTGGCCATGCCGGGCGACTGGATGTACTATGATGTACTGTGGGTGTTACTGTTCGGAATTTATCATGGGGATTTTAAAAAGCAAATGTGCTCGTTTACTGTCATTGCGCTGATAATGGCGGCAACTTCTTCCCTGCCGTATCTTATGATGAATCTCGCCGTTCAGAATCCCGCGACGGCCCCCGCTGTTTATGCGAGTTTGAAGCAGTTAGGCATTACGAGTGTTCCGCCGGTTTATTCCCAGTTTTTCCAGCTGGGTGTGTTCCTTGCGCTTCCCCTGCTTTCGCTTTACAACGGAAAACGCGGAGGCGGAAAATACGACAAATGGATCTTTTACATCTTTTATCCCACCCATCTGTTGATTATCGCTCTGCTGAGAATTTATGTGATTAAATAA
- a CDS encoding NlpC/P60 family protein: protein MEHALIKSVIAPLMESPSRESELTDEALCGMTVEVLEKQGSWVRIRTHYRYEGWVNEETLCFDGALVESWNISLKKVVLQAYADVLDVPKVQGHLVGSITRGGVLNPVGQPEDGWQRVCFCDGREGFIWSAFLGDYITSWNKAQEPALRKALVNTALSYFGTQYRWGGKSPLGIDCSGLCSMAYLLNGVLIYRDAHILPEFDMREIALTDIKEGDLLFFPGHVAMYIGDSRYIHATAGNNCHGVVINSLDPKAPDYRADLPEKLLCAGSIF from the coding sequence ATGGAACATGCATTGATTAAAAGTGTGATTGCGCCGCTCATGGAGTCGCCGTCCCGCGAAAGCGAGCTGACCGACGAGGCGCTGTGCGGCATGACTGTGGAGGTCTTGGAAAAACAAGGTTCATGGGTTCGCATCCGCACGCACTACCGGTACGAGGGCTGGGTAAACGAAGAAACGCTTTGCTTTGATGGGGCTTTGGTTGAAAGCTGGAACATCTCCCTGAAAAAAGTCGTTTTACAGGCTTACGCCGATGTTCTGGACGTGCCGAAGGTGCAGGGGCACCTTGTTGGATCAATCACCCGCGGCGGCGTGCTGAACCCCGTGGGACAGCCGGAAGACGGCTGGCAGCGCGTTTGCTTCTGCGACGGGCGCGAGGGCTTCATCTGGAGCGCTTTTCTCGGCGATTACATCACTTCGTGGAATAAGGCGCAGGAACCTGCCTTGCGCAAAGCGCTGGTGAACACCGCGCTCAGCTATTTCGGCACCCAGTACCGCTGGGGCGGAAAATCACCGCTCGGCATCGACTGCAGCGGGCTGTGCTCCATGGCCTATCTGCTGAACGGCGTACTGATTTACCGTGACGCGCACATTCTGCCGGAGTTTGATATGCGCGAAATTGCTTTGACCGATATAAAAGAAGGCGACCTGCTGTTTTTCCCGGGCCATGTCGCCATGTACATCGGTGACAGCCGGTACATTCACGCCACGGCGGGAAACAACTGCCACGGTGTCGTCATCAACAGCCTTGACCCGAAAGCACCCGATTACCGTGCCGATCTGCCTGAAAAACTGCTCTGCGCCGGCAGTATCTTCTGA